One Methylocaldum marinum DNA window includes the following coding sequences:
- a CDS encoding type 1 glutamine amidotransferase domain-containing protein: protein MKILMVLTSHDQLGDTGRKTGFWLEEFAAPYYIFSDAGADVTVASPRGGPPPMDPESHQPDSETEATMRFDRDSNAKIALSNSVKLSTVSAAHYDAVFYPGGHGPLWDLAEDSDSMALIEALYAAGKPVAAVCHGPGAFRHAKAADGSPLVRGKWVTGFADTEEEEVGLAEVVPFSVEDMLRRNGGKYSKVENWKPHVVADGNLITGQNPASSEAAARALLRQFKAATHG, encoded by the coding sequence ATGAAAATCCTGATGGTATTGACCTCGCACGATCAGCTCGGCGACACCGGCCGAAAAACCGGATTCTGGCTGGAAGAGTTCGCCGCACCCTACTACATCTTCAGCGATGCGGGCGCCGACGTCACCGTGGCTTCGCCCAGGGGCGGACCGCCGCCGATGGATCCCGAGAGCCATCAGCCGGATTCGGAAACCGAGGCGACCATGCGCTTCGACCGGGATTCGAATGCGAAAATCGCGCTCTCCAACAGCGTCAAGCTATCGACCGTTTCGGCCGCGCATTACGATGCCGTGTTTTATCCGGGCGGCCACGGCCCATTGTGGGATCTTGCGGAAGATTCGGACTCGATGGCATTGATCGAAGCCCTGTACGCCGCCGGCAAGCCGGTGGCGGCAGTGTGCCACGGACCGGGCGCATTCCGCCATGCCAAAGCCGCGGACGGTTCTCCGCTGGTACGGGGGAAGTGGGTTACCGGTTTCGCCGACACAGAGGAAGAGGAAGTCGGACTTGCCGAGGTGGTGCCGTTTTCGGTTGAAGACATGTTACGCCGGAACGGGGGAAAGTATTCGAAGGTTGAAAACTGGAAACCCCACGTGGTGGCCGACGGGAACCTGATTACCGGGCAGAACCCGGCTTCCTCGGAAGCTGCCGCAAGGGCGCTCCTGCGACAATTCAAGGCGGCAACGCACGGTTAA
- a CDS encoding sensor histidine kinase, protein MAKVQSLKTQFLLRLALPLSLFVVLDAIASYYIAFYYANAAYDRWLLDSARSLAQEVKAQKGKVTFELPPTALEIFQWDDVDQTFFKIESSSIGFMAGDKRVPPPPDPASVRKQPAYFDSMIQAHRVRVVSMLATPKDSSEEVLVQVAETVRKRRSMMTDILLAELVPQLVLVCAAGLYIWLGINRGLRPLNALTREIAQRSPRDLTPIPDTGVPLEVLTLTHTINDLLARLSTAITAQQRFIANAAHQLRTPLAGLKVQAERALRETNLETMRPALMQIRNGADRASRLSTQLLSLARSETALGGSRPASRVDLRAVARDACIDWVPKALQRDMDLSFEGPEDPIYVQGEQTLLRELLNNLLDNAIRYGREHGQITVRITADTPPALVVEDDGPGIPDSEVDRIFERFYRPPGSPGDGCGLGLAIVKEIAEQHDARARLSRSSLGGARIEVRF, encoded by the coding sequence ATGGCTAAAGTCCAGAGCCTGAAAACCCAGTTCCTGCTACGGCTGGCGCTTCCACTTTCGCTTTTCGTGGTGCTTGACGCGATAGCCTCGTACTACATTGCGTTTTATTACGCCAACGCGGCGTATGACCGCTGGCTGCTCGACTCGGCACGCTCACTGGCGCAGGAAGTCAAGGCGCAGAAAGGCAAGGTTACCTTCGAATTGCCGCCCACCGCGCTGGAGATTTTCCAGTGGGATGACGTGGATCAGACGTTTTTCAAGATCGAATCGTCCAGTATCGGTTTCATGGCCGGGGACAAGAGAGTCCCGCCACCGCCGGACCCGGCCTCGGTTCGCAAGCAGCCCGCCTATTTCGACAGCATGATACAGGCACACAGGGTGCGTGTGGTTTCCATGCTCGCGACGCCCAAGGATAGTTCCGAGGAGGTTTTGGTCCAGGTCGCCGAGACCGTCCGCAAAAGGCGCAGTATGATGACCGATATACTCCTCGCCGAGCTGGTGCCCCAGCTCGTGCTGGTATGCGCGGCGGGGCTGTATATCTGGCTGGGGATCAACCGGGGATTGCGCCCGCTGAACGCATTGACGCGCGAGATCGCCCAGCGCTCGCCGCGCGACCTCACGCCGATACCGGATACCGGCGTACCGCTGGAAGTGCTTACCCTCACCCATACCATTAACGATCTGCTCGCCCGACTGTCCACGGCAATTACCGCGCAGCAGCGCTTCATCGCCAATGCCGCGCACCAGCTTCGGACCCCGCTGGCCGGTCTCAAGGTTCAGGCGGAACGTGCGCTGCGGGAAACGAACCTGGAGACGATGAGGCCGGCCCTGATGCAAATTCGAAACGGCGCCGACCGGGCATCGCGATTAAGCACTCAACTGCTCTCGCTGGCGCGCTCGGAGACTGCCCTGGGCGGCTCGCGCCCCGCTTCCCGGGTGGACCTCCGCGCCGTGGCGAGAGACGCCTGTATCGACTGGGTGCCCAAAGCCCTGCAGCGGGATATGGATCTGAGCTTCGAGGGGCCTGAAGATCCGATATACGTACAGGGTGAGCAAACCCTGCTCCGCGAACTGCTCAATAACCTTCTCGACAATGCCATCCGCTATGGACGCGAGCACGGACAAATTACCGTACGAATCACGGCGGATACACCCCCTGCTCTCGTGGTGGAAGACGACGGCCCCGGCATTCCGGATTCCGAGGTAGACCGGATATTCGAACGATTTTATCGCCCCCCCGGCAGCCCGGGCGACGGCTGCGGGCTGGGACTCGCGATCGTCAAGGAAATCGCCGAACAGCACGATGCGCGGGCGAGGCTGTCCCGGTCGAGTCTTGGAGGAGCGCGCATCGAAGTCCGGTTTTAA
- a CDS encoding molybdopterin-dependent oxidoreductase: MPNRRTFLKVLVSGFTMTGPDLLTPRFLHAGELPSGAAESTVREALSGKGPLIKRTFRPPNFETPVEVFKDVVTPNRRFFVRWHLANIPRLVAENWRLKVGGDSVAHPFELSLNQLKREFAPVELMAVCQCAGHRRRFSEPHVPGVQWGNGAVGNARWKGVRLKDVLARAGLRPDALEVVFDGADYGAIDRTPDFVKSLPLWKALDENTLIAYQMNGEDLPHWNGFPVRLVVPGWAGTYWTKQLIAIRAMPKPEKGFWMNTAYRIPAGKFPVTDRFLSQKGEADTAITEILVNSLITNIEEGQHCPLGRPVMVKGVAWDGGHGIRSVEVSVDGGKAWQEAKLEPHQGRFSFRAWHYTFTPSRTGKQVLMAKATDGRGSTQPFELIFNPAGYYNNVVQGITVEVA, translated from the coding sequence ATGCCGAACAGACGGACCTTTCTGAAAGTTTTGGTTAGCGGCTTCACCATGACCGGACCGGATTTGCTGACGCCGCGTTTCCTGCATGCCGGCGAATTGCCGTCCGGTGCGGCGGAGAGCACTGTTCGGGAAGCATTGTCCGGCAAGGGACCTCTCATCAAGCGCACCTTCCGGCCGCCGAATTTCGAGACGCCGGTCGAGGTTTTCAAAGATGTCGTCACCCCGAACCGCCGGTTTTTCGTGCGCTGGCATCTCGCCAATATTCCGCGGCTGGTCGCCGAAAACTGGCGGCTCAAAGTGGGGGGAGATTCGGTTGCTCACCCGTTCGAGCTGAGTTTGAATCAGCTCAAGCGGGAGTTCGCGCCGGTCGAGTTGATGGCCGTCTGTCAGTGTGCCGGACATCGCCGCCGCTTTTCCGAGCCTCATGTGCCCGGTGTTCAATGGGGGAACGGAGCCGTGGGCAATGCGCGCTGGAAGGGCGTGCGCCTGAAGGACGTACTGGCCCGGGCAGGGCTCAGGCCGGATGCGCTGGAAGTCGTTTTCGACGGCGCCGATTACGGGGCGATCGACAGGACGCCCGATTTCGTCAAGAGCCTTCCGCTGTGGAAAGCCCTCGACGAAAACACACTGATCGCTTATCAGATGAACGGCGAGGACCTGCCGCATTGGAACGGCTTTCCCGTGCGCCTGGTGGTGCCCGGCTGGGCGGGGACCTACTGGACGAAACAGCTGATTGCGATCAGGGCGATGCCGAAACCGGAAAAGGGATTCTGGATGAATACGGCTTACCGGATACCGGCCGGCAAATTCCCCGTCACTGACCGATTCCTTTCGCAGAAAGGAGAGGCCGACACGGCGATCACCGAAATATTGGTCAACTCGCTCATCACCAATATCGAGGAGGGACAGCATTGTCCTCTCGGCAGGCCGGTCATGGTCAAGGGTGTTGCCTGGGATGGAGGCCACGGCATTCGATCGGTGGAAGTGTCGGTGGACGGCGGCAAGGCATGGCAAGAGGCGAAGCTGGAACCGCACCAGGGCCGTTTTTCCTTCCGTGCCTGGCACTATACCTTTACCCCGAGCCGGACCGGCAAGCAGGTGCTCATGGCAAAAGCGACGGACGGGCGCGGCAGTACCCAGCCGTTCGAACTCATCTTCAATCCTGCGGGTTACTACAACAACGTGGTACAAGGGATCACCGTGGAGGTCGCATGA
- a CDS encoding response regulator, which produces MRILLVEDDTVLADGLTHVLGQSGYAVTAAAAGAYAESALLTQNFDLVILDLGLPDMEGFELLRRLRARKNPVPVLVLTARDALNDRIKGLEWGADDYMVKPFDLRELEARIHALIRRRYGGFGDIKVGRLSLDTLNCQVLVDGTPIILSAREYGVLEALLIHAGRVVSKDRIAQRLSAGNDELGDNAIEVYIHRLRKRMEALGVRIRTVRGLGYLLEKDTDG; this is translated from the coding sequence ATGAGAATTCTGCTCGTAGAGGACGACACCGTTCTGGCCGACGGATTGACCCACGTGCTCGGTCAATCGGGCTATGCGGTCACGGCGGCGGCGGCGGGTGCTTATGCCGAATCTGCGCTGCTCACCCAAAATTTCGATTTGGTGATCCTCGACCTCGGCCTTCCCGACATGGAGGGGTTCGAACTCCTGCGAAGATTGCGGGCACGGAAAAATCCGGTTCCCGTTCTCGTCCTGACCGCGCGCGATGCCTTGAATGACCGGATCAAGGGCCTCGAATGGGGCGCCGACGACTACATGGTCAAACCGTTCGACCTGCGAGAACTGGAGGCACGGATACATGCCCTGATCCGCCGCCGTTACGGCGGTTTCGGCGATATCAAAGTCGGACGTCTGAGCTTGGATACCTTGAATTGCCAGGTGCTGGTGGACGGTACGCCGATCATCCTGTCCGCCCGCGAATACGGCGTGCTTGAAGCCTTGCTGATCCACGCCGGCCGGGTCGTCAGCAAGGACCGTATCGCCCAGCGCCTGTCCGCGGGAAATGATGAGCTGGGAGACAACGCCATCGAAGTCTATATCCACAGGCTGCGCAAGCGGATGGAAGCCCTGGGTGTGAGAATCCGGACCGTGCGCGGCCTCGGCTATTTGCTGGAAAAAGACACTGATGGCTAA
- a CDS encoding OpgC family protein produces the protein MTGQSLHKHRNLKLDFFRGFALLIIFINHIPANEWLVFTPSRYGLSDAAEIFVFLSGYAAAIAYGRSFRVSGLWLGSVRVFYRCAQIYGAHLTLFMLLAVICVLGNAVFGDPDYIRALNLQYFFDETQEAILGLISLRYVPNYFDILPMYFVVMLWIPVVWALSRMHVALALAFPIGVYLAMWHYGLELSAEPDSDRPWFFNPFGWQLIFFTGFAFGSGWIKPPAYKAWLAAACLAFVILSLPLTPAAELRPTEFLIRLHADLQPWLDKTHLGPLRWTYFLALAYLVTLILRNCEDGLNSKAVRPVIEMGQQSLPIFMLTMALSYVGGMILDQFGHGMVILAAVNLGGCAFLLLAARTMAWLKSSPWKAQTERGAFSSAGQGAESTPPIPLFAPLSSGLKQIPAVVFAGFVAAVPLYLSQKGTVAQYSVLAMRGAGGAFTEDHVGNAASVPRNLELPRP, from the coding sequence ATGACAGGACAAAGCTTACACAAACACCGGAACCTCAAGCTCGATTTTTTTCGCGGCTTCGCTCTGCTGATCATTTTTATCAATCACATACCGGCGAACGAGTGGCTGGTTTTTACCCCGTCCCGTTATGGCTTGAGCGATGCAGCCGAAATCTTCGTGTTTCTCTCCGGTTACGCCGCGGCGATCGCCTACGGTCGCAGTTTCCGCGTTTCCGGTTTGTGGTTGGGCAGCGTTCGGGTATTTTACCGCTGCGCCCAAATCTACGGTGCCCATCTCACTCTTTTCATGCTCTTGGCGGTCATTTGCGTGTTGGGCAACGCCGTTTTCGGAGATCCGGATTATATTCGCGCTCTCAATCTTCAATATTTTTTCGATGAGACCCAGGAGGCTATACTCGGACTGATTTCCCTGCGTTATGTTCCGAACTATTTCGATATCCTGCCCATGTACTTCGTGGTCATGCTGTGGATACCGGTAGTGTGGGCGCTTTCCCGCATGCATGTCGCATTGGCCCTGGCTTTCCCGATCGGCGTTTACCTCGCCATGTGGCACTATGGGCTGGAGCTTTCGGCCGAGCCGGACAGCGATCGCCCCTGGTTCTTCAACCCTTTCGGATGGCAGCTGATTTTCTTTACCGGCTTCGCCTTCGGATCCGGCTGGATAAAGCCGCCTGCATACAAGGCCTGGCTGGCGGCAGCCTGCCTTGCCTTCGTGATTTTGTCATTACCCTTGACGCCGGCGGCGGAACTGCGTCCGACCGAGTTTCTGATTCGACTCCATGCCGATCTGCAGCCGTGGCTGGACAAGACTCACCTTGGGCCGCTACGCTGGACATATTTCCTGGCCTTGGCGTATCTCGTCACGCTGATCCTGCGGAATTGCGAAGACGGGTTGAATTCGAAGGCGGTTCGGCCGGTCATCGAAATGGGGCAGCAATCACTGCCGATATTCATGTTGACGATGGCGCTCTCCTATGTCGGCGGCATGATTCTGGATCAATTCGGTCATGGCATGGTGATCCTTGCGGCGGTCAATCTCGGAGGCTGCGCTTTTCTGCTGCTTGCCGCGCGCACGATGGCTTGGCTGAAATCCAGCCCATGGAAAGCTCAGACCGAACGTGGCGCGTTTTCGTCGGCAGGGCAAGGTGCTGAAAGCACTCCGCCTATTCCGCTTTTTGCCCCATTGTCGAGCGGATTGAAACAGATTCCGGCGGTGGTCTTTGCCGGATTCGTGGCTGCGGTACCTTTGTACCTGTCTCAAAAAGGCACCGTTGCACAATATTCCGTGTTGGCAATGCGTGGTGCGGGAGGGGCTTTCACGGAAGATCACGTAGGAAATGCAGCGAGCGTACCGAGAAATTTGGAATTGCCGCGGCCTTGA
- a CDS encoding zinc-dependent alcohol dehydrogenase family protein, with translation MKAYELQGSFGIDSLVLAERPMPQPGVGQVLLKMRAWSLNYRDLMVVNGRYRPNLRLPMTPLSDGVGEVAGVGQGVARVRPGDRVAGTFMPKWLDGEPSEEKARSALGGGETGMAAEYVVLDADAVVPVPEHLTDAEAATLPCAGVTAWHALVGSGRLRPGDTVLTLGTGGVSLFGLQFAKLAGARVIVTSSSDEKLARALDLGASEGINYRTVPEWGRLVRELTDGVGVDHVIEVGGAGTLGQSLRAVRMGGQISLIGVLSGAGQVDPTPILMKNVCVQGIFVGSRAMFESMNRAIAQHRMRPVVDRVFPFGELRDALRRMERGAHFGKIVLIPG, from the coding sequence ATGAAAGCTTACGAACTGCAGGGCAGTTTCGGCATCGATTCACTGGTTCTCGCGGAGCGGCCCATGCCACAGCCCGGGGTGGGGCAGGTGCTCTTGAAGATGCGCGCGTGGTCGCTCAACTACCGCGATCTGATGGTGGTCAATGGCCGCTATCGGCCGAATCTCCGCTTGCCGATGACGCCGCTCTCGGATGGCGTCGGCGAAGTGGCGGGCGTCGGTCAGGGCGTGGCGCGCGTAAGACCGGGCGACCGGGTGGCGGGGACCTTCATGCCGAAGTGGCTGGACGGCGAGCCGAGCGAGGAGAAGGCCAGGAGCGCGCTGGGCGGCGGAGAAACCGGCATGGCCGCCGAATATGTCGTGCTCGATGCGGACGCCGTCGTTCCGGTTCCGGAACACCTTACCGATGCGGAGGCTGCGACGCTGCCCTGCGCCGGGGTGACGGCCTGGCACGCGCTGGTGGGCTCGGGCCGGCTCAGGCCGGGCGACACGGTGCTGACCCTGGGCACGGGCGGCGTGTCTTTGTTCGGGCTACAGTTCGCGAAGCTTGCCGGAGCCCGGGTGATCGTCACCTCGAGCAGCGACGAAAAACTTGCGCGAGCACTCGATCTGGGCGCCTCGGAAGGCATCAATTACCGGACTGTGCCGGAATGGGGCCGGCTCGTGCGAGAACTTACCGACGGTGTCGGAGTCGATCATGTCATCGAGGTCGGCGGCGCCGGCACCCTCGGCCAGTCGCTGCGGGCCGTCCGCATGGGCGGTCAAATCAGCTTGATCGGCGTTCTGTCCGGTGCCGGTCAAGTCGATCCGACGCCCATACTGATGAAGAACGTGTGCGTACAAGGCATCTTCGTCGGCAGCCGCGCGATGTTCGAGAGCATGAACCGGGCGATCGCGCAGCACCGGATGCGTCCCGTGGTGGACCGCGTGTTTCCGTTCGGAGAGCTACGCGACGCCCTTCGCCGAATGGAACGCGGCGCCCACTTCGGCAAAATCGTCCTGATCCCCGGCTGA
- a CDS encoding cytochrome c, with translation MSVHVMNRFSAVTVVAVLYATAACGAEPNELEPGAGRDSVMANCVMCHSVDYIAMHASFMKRADWRKTVDKMVSVMGAPIDQDDIPVIVDYLTKHYSVE, from the coding sequence ATGAGTGTCCACGTCATGAACAGGTTCAGCGCGGTAACGGTGGTCGCCGTTCTTTACGCTACGGCCGCCTGCGGAGCAGAGCCGAACGAGCTCGAGCCGGGAGCCGGGCGCGACAGTGTAATGGCGAATTGCGTCATGTGCCACAGCGTCGACTATATCGCCATGCACGCCTCGTTCATGAAAAGAGCGGATTGGCGGAAGACCGTCGACAAAATGGTGAGCGTCATGGGCGCGCCGATCGACCAGGACGACATTCCGGTGATCGTGGACTATCTGACGAAGCATTACAGCGTCGAATAG